One segment of Nostoc piscinale CENA21 DNA contains the following:
- a CDS encoding DUF2382 domain-containing protein: MPLYKLEEFDPQYRETFGGDDVKGLELYTEGGVKIGSVSDALVDPNGRFRYLVIDTGFDTFGKRILLPIGLSRINYPEQRVYVDGLSKEQVEMLPEYHESYTVDEDYEERVRSVFRPTNSNVIYDRNTYNYQTEPNLYNLNDQYHQTLRLYEERLIANKQRVKTGEVAVGKHIETETARVTVPVQKERVVIERVSPTETGTVVDPNELRFQEGEVARIEVYEETPEIRKEAFVREEVRVKKVVDRDTVEAEDTIRREELDINTTGELQVDNAVRDSQGTI; encoded by the coding sequence ATGCCTCTTTACAAACTCGAAGAATTTGACCCTCAATACCGAGAAACATTTGGCGGTGATGATGTTAAAGGTTTAGAACTCTATACTGAGGGCGGAGTAAAAATTGGTTCCGTAAGTGATGCTTTAGTTGACCCTAATGGACGTTTTCGCTATTTAGTGATTGACACAGGCTTTGATACTTTTGGTAAGAGAATATTACTACCAATAGGTCTATCACGCATCAACTATCCCGAACAACGGGTATATGTCGATGGACTTAGTAAAGAGCAAGTAGAAATGCTACCTGAGTATCATGAAAGCTATACAGTGGATGAAGATTATGAAGAAAGAGTACGCAGTGTATTTCGTCCGACAAACAGTAATGTAATTTACGATCGCAATACTTACAATTATCAAACAGAACCTAATTTATATAATTTAAATGACCAATATCATCAAACACTCAGACTGTATGAAGAACGACTAATAGCTAATAAACAGCGCGTTAAAACCGGAGAAGTTGCTGTTGGTAAACATATTGAAACAGAAACTGCACGAGTTACAGTACCTGTTCAAAAAGAACGGGTTGTTATTGAACGAGTTTCACCCACAGAAACAGGAACAGTCGTAGACCCAAATGAACTGAGATTTCAAGAGGGTGAAGTAGCACGCATAGAAGTCTACGAAGAAACACCAGAAATTCGCAAAGAAGCTTTTGTCCGTGAAGAAGTCCGCGTTAAAAAGGTAGTGGACAGAGATACGGTAGAAGCAGAAGACACAATTCGCCGCGAAGAGTTAGATATTAATACTACGGGGGAGTTGCAGGTAGATAATGCTGTAAGAGATAGTCAGGGAACTATTTAG
- a CDS encoding YsnF/AvaK domain-containing protein — translation MEQANLGEFTEENIVRLLEEQLVVDTNIHKIGEVIVRKEIETRIVQVPVRREKLIVEQVSPQQKQLAEIDLALEESSEITLTATEDGSVGNFIGDFSVNGEFSSPKIASLILNAIALEKKSRLPACANIYFM, via the coding sequence ATGGAACAAGCTAATTTGGGAGAATTTACGGAAGAAAATATTGTTCGTTTATTAGAAGAACAGTTAGTAGTTGATACTAATATACATAAAATTGGCGAAGTAATTGTTCGCAAAGAAATTGAAACGCGGATAGTACAAGTACCTGTCCGGCGAGAAAAATTAATTGTGGAACAAGTTAGTCCACAACAAAAGCAACTTGCAGAAATAGATTTAGCATTAGAGGAAAGTTCTGAGATTACCTTAACTGCAACTGAAGATGGTTCAGTTGGCAATTTTATTGGTGATTTCAGTGTGAATGGAGAGTTTAGTTCACCCAAAATCGCTAGTTTAATTTTAAATGCGATCGCTCTCGAAAAAAAATCACGGCTGCCAGCGTGTGCGAATATCTATTTTATGTGA
- a CDS encoding HdeD family acid-resistance protein, with translation MRIGTRLAKNWWTLALRGTLAIIFGLAALFWPGITLTALVFLFAAFALGGGILLAIAGFKDHLGNIHGWLLVIEGAIGIAVGVMAFIWPGITALVLLYLIAAWAIITGIFEIIAANHLRQEIDNEWLLIAAGIASLVFGLLLIIWPIAGALAILWIMAAYAIVFGVLMLLLAFRLRKWGEERRLL, from the coding sequence ATGAGGATAGGAACCCGGTTAGCAAAAAATTGGTGGACACTCGCATTGCGGGGAACACTCGCCATCATCTTTGGTTTAGCAGCATTATTTTGGCCAGGAATTACCTTAACAGCCTTGGTATTTCTGTTTGCAGCCTTTGCCCTAGGTGGTGGAATATTATTAGCGATCGCTGGATTTAAAGATCATCTTGGCAATATCCACGGCTGGTTATTGGTAATTGAAGGTGCAATTGGAATTGCAGTAGGCGTTATGGCATTTATTTGGCCAGGAATTACAGCATTAGTTTTGCTTTATCTGATAGCGGCTTGGGCAATTATCACAGGTATATTTGAGATTATTGCAGCCAACCATCTGCGCCAAGAAATTGACAATGAATGGTTACTCATCGCTGCTGGGATTGCATCTCTTGTTTTTGGCTTGCTACTGATTATCTGGCCGATTGCGGGAGCGTTAGCAATTTTATGGATAATGGCTGCTTATGCAATTGTGTTTGGTGTTTTGATGTTGCTTTTGGCGTTCAGACTACGCAAGTGGGGTGAAGAACGCCGTTTACTTTGA
- a CDS encoding DUF1499 domain-containing protein, producing the protein MIRWLTVVTQRHLLNMAVVIFITLASSFILTNPVWAASSNLGIAHGHLTTCPSSPNCVVSQGADAKHSIDPIAYHVDRDTARATLLKVLTVVPRTEVIEQTDNYIHALSKSRIFKFIDDVEFYFPANESVIHIRSASRVGQSDLGVNRIRLEQIRLALRDLKI; encoded by the coding sequence ATGATACGTTGGCTCACAGTAGTTACACAGCGACACCTGTTGAATATGGCTGTTGTCATATTTATCACCCTAGCGAGTAGTTTCATCCTAACTAATCCTGTTTGGGCTGCTTCTTCTAACTTGGGGATTGCTCATGGTCATCTAACTACTTGTCCAAGTTCGCCAAACTGTGTTGTGAGTCAAGGTGCGGATGCAAAACACAGCATTGACCCGATCGCTTATCATGTAGACCGGGATACAGCACGCGCAACCTTACTCAAGGTTCTCACCGTTGTTCCCCGAACAGAAGTGATAGAACAAACAGATAATTACATTCATGCTCTTTCTAAAAGCCGCATCTTCAAATTTATTGATGATGTGGAGTTTTATTTTCCTGCGAATGAATCAGTTATTCATATCCGATCTGCCTCTCGTGTTGGACAATCGGATCTTGGTGTCAACCGCATACGTTTAGAGCAAATTCGTCTGGCTTTGCGAGATTTGAAGATTTGA
- a CDS encoding TetR/AcrR family transcriptional regulator, whose product MPHPSTSPLEIELPAITQKQEQILQGAIRVFLREGYAKTSMDRVSAEAGVSKQTIYSHFQDKEGLFTALMERLTLRCFQSIVSNTELQGEPASLLRQVGETYLTKVADNPDYVALLRLVITESQNFPELAKLYNQTVVQRGRFLLSQYFASHPELGITDPEAIAHIFMGSLVSYVILQEIMYGKELVSLSRDRLLDSLMTLVMSQSKSL is encoded by the coding sequence ATGCCTCACCCCTCTACATCCCCACTGGAAATTGAGTTACCTGCAATTACGCAAAAACAAGAACAAATTTTGCAAGGTGCAATTCGAGTATTTTTGCGCGAAGGTTACGCTAAAACCAGTATGGATAGAGTGAGTGCAGAAGCTGGAGTTTCTAAACAAACAATTTACAGTCACTTTCAAGATAAAGAAGGGCTGTTTACAGCGTTAATGGAACGGTTAACGCTCAGATGTTTTCAAAGTATTGTTTCTAACACAGAATTACAAGGTGAACCAGCCAGTTTATTGCGTCAAGTTGGTGAAACTTACTTAACTAAGGTTGCCGATAATCCTGATTATGTGGCGTTGTTGCGCTTAGTGATTACTGAATCGCAAAACTTTCCTGAACTCGCCAAACTTTATAATCAAACAGTTGTCCAACGTGGTCGATTTTTGTTGAGTCAGTATTTTGCCTCCCATCCAGAATTAGGCATTACTGACCCAGAAGCGATCGCCCATATTTTTATGGGTTCCTTAGTTTCTTATGTAATTTTACAAGAAATTATGTATGGAAAAGAACTTGTATCTTTGTCGCGCGATCGCCTGTTAGATAGTTTGATGACTTTGGTAATGAGCCAGTCTAAATCACTTTAG
- a CDS encoding HlyD family secretion protein, giving the protein MTQTAPTPPESLTNVPVSKPQHRRKPIPLILGGLLVVSGIGYAVWHSQPQGATDVLKVSGRIEGYETEIGVKRSGRIESIAMREGTAVKKGQELITMDDSDDQLLQDQLRGAEARIASAESDEQQAISDVERVEREIQEITSQINEAKLNLRQSQGDTQGKIEQAQSNVAAAKAILVQAEAQVKQATAEVNLARVNRDRYAKLVKEGAINQQQFDQAQTTLDTAIATLEARQAAVNAANQQLSAVAGALTQAKTTGFNPDIRNAQLTALVRKQQQSYAQLKSAQAKVKSAQAKVKDAQAAKQQILTQIADSKKDLNVLSPIDGVVTARSAEPGAVVNSQTKILTIVDPKTLYFRGFIPEGDIGRVRLGQTTKIILDSAPDKPLQGKVIAIDPQASFTPENIYFQKDRVRQVVGIRVEVTNPDGCFNPENPYAQSDLPCAKIGMPADAEIQLKGLETRG; this is encoded by the coding sequence ATGACTCAGACTGCCCCAACTCCCCCGGAAAGTCTTACAAATGTCCCAGTATCCAAACCTCAGCATCGTAGAAAACCAATACCTTTAATCCTTGGAGGTTTGCTGGTAGTTAGTGGTATTGGCTATGCAGTCTGGCACAGTCAACCCCAAGGCGCAACCGATGTGCTGAAAGTTAGCGGTCGCATTGAGGGTTATGAAACCGAAATTGGGGTAAAGCGTTCGGGCAGAATTGAGTCAATAGCCATGCGGGAAGGGACGGCTGTCAAAAAGGGGCAAGAATTAATCACAATGGATGACAGCGATGACCAACTCCTACAAGACCAATTACGTGGTGCAGAAGCCAGGATAGCATCGGCTGAATCAGATGAACAGCAAGCAATTTCTGATGTGGAGCGAGTAGAAAGAGAAATTCAAGAAATTACCAGCCAAATTAACGAAGCAAAATTAAATTTACGCCAATCTCAAGGCGATACCCAAGGCAAAATTGAACAAGCACAATCGAATGTCGCCGCCGCCAAAGCGATATTAGTGCAGGCAGAAGCCCAAGTTAAACAAGCAACAGCAGAAGTAAATTTAGCACGAGTCAACCGCGATCGCTATGCCAAATTAGTTAAAGAAGGCGCGATTAATCAACAACAATTCGACCAAGCCCAAACCACCCTAGACACAGCGATCGCCACCTTAGAAGCACGACAAGCAGCAGTTAACGCCGCAAATCAACAACTGAGTGCAGTCGCAGGGGCGCTAACCCAAGCCAAAACTACAGGCTTTAACCCCGATATTCGCAACGCCCAGTTAACAGCCTTAGTCCGCAAGCAGCAGCAAAGTTACGCCCAACTGAAATCTGCACAAGCTAAAGTTAAATCTGCACAAGCTAAAGTCAAAGATGCCCAAGCCGCCAAACAACAAATCCTCACCCAAATTGCCGACTCTAAAAAAGATTTAAACGTCCTCAGCCCTATAGATGGCGTAGTCACAGCCCGGAGTGCCGAACCAGGGGCAGTAGTTAACAGTCAAACCAAGATTTTGACCATTGTTGACCCCAAAACATTGTATTTTCGCGGTTTTATTCCTGAAGGTGATATTGGCAGAGTGCGTTTAGGACAAACCACAAAAATTATCTTGGATTCTGCACCAGACAAACCCTTGCAAGGCAAAGTCATTGCCATCGATCCCCAAGCTTCCTTTACACCAGAAAATATTTACTTCCAAAAAGATAGAGTCAGACAAGTCGTCGGTATTCGCGTCGAAGTCACAAACCCCGATGGTTGCTTTAACCCTGAAAATCCCTACGCCCAATCAGACTTACCCTGCGCCAAAATTGGAATGCCGGCTGATGCGGAGATTCAGTTGAAGGGGCTAGAGACTAGGGGCTAG
- a CDS encoding ATP-binding cassette domain-containing protein, with the protein MTQQLTIIPPSSSPTTTAIKVQALHKHYGNLAAVRGIDFSVQKGEMFGLIGPDGAGKTTTFHILGGVMEATAGEVQIFGQPARDARLITGYLTQQFSLYLDLSIDENLRYAAGLRQVRDDLLVQRRQKYLKLMNLDRFGDRLAGQLSGGMKQKLALCCALVSQPEVLLLDEPTTGVDPVSRREFWDVLAELSAEGMTIVVATPYLDEAERCHRVALMYSGQIHEIGTPADLRANLGLHRLEVRTPNLTATEEILSQTVQNNIIDVQIFGDRLDVLVPDLDAGETEVRQLLQQHNLPTPSIERGEPTLENVFVTRLRQQGSVPQFFPFPRSRKRGVGSGWGIGGQGGYGRQGSNLSTLSPPSQHSALNTQHSEIAIYAHKLSRVFGKFRAVKDVNVEVRYGEIFGLLGANGAGKTTTIKMLCGLLEASGGEISLGGETGNLRSADLRRRIGYMSQKFTLYDDLTILQNLEFYSGVYGVPRKLRREKIDWVIATCGLEGQENLVTGQLPGGWKQRVAFGASVMHEPDILFLDEPTSGVDPLARRQFWKLINDFARNGTAILVTTHYLEEAEQCNRMSFMVAGETVAEGSPSSIKASQPGKLIEIIVNQNQAASKLLKQHFDYWRISIFANSLHVVLDNPEPEINKITQLLKANQIQVHSLRPIPFSLEDAFIGIVERSQT; encoded by the coding sequence ATGACACAGCAACTCACCATCATACCGCCATCATCCAGCCCCACCACAACCGCCATCAAAGTACAAGCATTACACAAGCACTATGGCAACCTAGCAGCAGTGCGAGGTATTGATTTCAGCGTCCAAAAAGGCGAGATGTTTGGACTCATCGGCCCTGATGGGGCGGGGAAAACCACCACCTTTCATATCTTGGGCGGCGTGATGGAAGCAACCGCCGGGGAAGTGCAGATATTTGGACAACCTGCGCGAGATGCCAGATTAATCACGGGTTATCTTACCCAACAGTTTTCCCTGTATTTAGACTTGAGTATTGATGAAAATCTGCGTTACGCAGCAGGTTTGCGGCAAGTAAGGGATGATTTATTAGTGCAACGCCGCCAGAAATATTTAAAGTTAATGAATTTAGATCGATTTGGCGATCGCTTGGCGGGACAATTATCTGGAGGAATGAAACAAAAGCTGGCATTGTGTTGTGCTTTAGTTTCTCAACCAGAAGTTTTGTTATTAGATGAACCTACCACGGGCGTTGATCCCGTTTCCCGGCGAGAATTTTGGGATGTGTTAGCCGAACTTTCCGCAGAAGGGATGACAATTGTTGTGGCGACACCTTACCTCGACGAAGCCGAACGCTGTCACCGTGTGGCGTTGATGTACAGTGGGCAAATTCATGAAATTGGCACACCCGCAGATTTACGTGCTAACTTGGGCTTGCATCGCTTGGAAGTGCGAACCCCAAATTTAACAGCCACCGAAGAGATACTTTCCCAGACTGTACAAAACAATATTATAGATGTGCAGATTTTTGGCGATCGCTTGGATGTCCTCGTACCTGATTTAGATGCGGGAGAAACAGAAGTCCGCCAACTCTTGCAACAACATAACTTACCCACACCCAGCATCGAACGTGGCGAACCCACATTAGAAAACGTCTTTGTCACCCGCCTGCGTCAACAAGGTTCTGTACCGCAGTTTTTTCCTTTCCCGCGTTCGCGTAAAAGGGGAGTGGGGAGTGGGTGGGGAATTGGGGGACAAGGGGGATACGGGAGACAAGGAAGCAATCTTTCTACCTTGTCTCCCCCCTCTCAGCACTCAGCACTTAACACCCAGCACTCAGAAATAGCAATATACGCCCACAAACTAAGTCGGGTTTTTGGTAAATTCCGCGCTGTCAAAGATGTGAATGTTGAGGTGCGTTACGGTGAAATATTTGGGCTATTAGGTGCGAACGGTGCGGGAAAAACCACCACAATCAAAATGTTGTGCGGACTGTTAGAAGCCAGTGGTGGAGAAATTTCTTTAGGTGGTGAAACGGGAAATCTGCGGAGTGCAGACTTACGGAGACGTATTGGTTACATGAGTCAAAAATTCACCCTCTACGATGATTTAACCATTCTGCAAAACCTGGAATTTTATAGCGGAGTTTACGGTGTACCGCGCAAACTGCGGCGAGAAAAAATTGATTGGGTAATTGCTACCTGTGGCTTAGAAGGACAAGAAAATCTCGTCACCGGACAATTACCAGGAGGTTGGAAACAGCGCGTAGCTTTCGGTGCTTCGGTGATGCACGAACCAGATATTTTATTTTTAGATGAACCGACATCGGGCGTAGATCCCTTGGCTCGTCGCCAGTTTTGGAAGCTAATTAATGACTTCGCCCGTAATGGTACAGCAATTTTAGTCACAACCCACTATTTAGAAGAAGCCGAACAGTGTAACCGGATGAGTTTTATGGTTGCAGGTGAAACCGTTGCTGAAGGTTCACCCAGTTCAATTAAAGCCTCCCAACCAGGCAAATTAATCGAAATTATTGTTAATCAAAATCAAGCAGCTTCCAAGTTACTCAAACAACACTTCGACTATTGGCGCATCTCGATTTTTGCTAATAGTTTACACGTTGTTTTAGATAACCCTGAACCAGAAATCAACAAAATCACTCAACTGTTAAAAGCCAATCAAATTCAAGTTCATTCTCTCCGCCCCATACCCTTCTCTTTAGAAGATGCGTTTATTGGCATAGTAGAACGCTCTCAAACATAA
- a CDS encoding ABC transporter permease, with amino-acid sequence MKRIIAQCIKEIAQFRRDRLTLALAFILPFITLIIFGFAIRLESKDIPLIVQDFNRTNLSSSYIERLYATNQFIPKQWSGGNPIRDAIDKGIAKAAVIIPPEFSRDIQAGKHTTVQVLIDATDVNNARVIRNSIQRVTNFFYAASWIITNN; translated from the coding sequence ATGAAAAGAATCATCGCTCAATGTATTAAAGAAATAGCTCAGTTTCGCCGCGATCGCCTGACCTTAGCTTTAGCCTTTATTTTACCATTTATCACCCTAATTATTTTCGGGTTTGCTATCAGACTAGAAAGTAAAGATATCCCTTTAATTGTGCAGGATTTTAACCGGACAAATCTCAGCAGTAGCTACATAGAAAGATTATATGCTACTAATCAATTTATCCCGAAACAATGGTCTGGTGGTAATCCTATACGTGATGCCATAGATAAAGGTATTGCCAAGGCTGCTGTAATTATTCCGCCTGAATTTAGCCGCGATATCCAAGCAGGTAAACACACAACAGTACAAGTTTTAATTGATGCCACCGATGTGAACAATGCGCGGGTAATTAGAAATAGTATTCAAAGAGTCACAAACTTTTTTTATGCAGCATCATGGATTATTACCAACAACTAA
- a CDS encoding ABC transporter permease: MQHHGLLPTTNSITARMRLWFNPGRLESLYIVPGVYGVVLWIFPSLLAAIAMVREKEKGTIIQVYASSISATELLLGKGLAYLLIAIIETLIVMILGSIIFQVGIVGNPITLLIGTLLFLIDSVFFGLLIGVRSSNQNAAVQGVSLVGFITSLLLSGFIYPLNNIPFPLSLAPNVVPARYYIDITRDAFVRGTGLAGVWFDLVMLTILGLFFFNVSRRVLSRMQLPN; encoded by the coding sequence ATGCAGCATCATGGATTATTACCAACAACTAATAGTATTACAGCCAGAATGCGTTTGTGGTTTAACCCTGGCAGATTAGAATCACTGTATATTGTGCCGGGAGTGTATGGCGTTGTCTTGTGGATTTTTCCTTCATTATTAGCTGCGATCGCAATGGTCAGAGAAAAAGAAAAAGGTACAATTATCCAAGTCTATGCTTCTAGTATCAGCGCCACCGAACTTTTACTTGGTAAAGGATTAGCCTATTTATTAATCGCCATCATAGAAACATTAATTGTCATGATATTAGGTTCAATAATTTTTCAAGTAGGGATTGTTGGCAACCCCATAACTTTATTAATTGGAACATTGTTATTTCTAATAGATAGTGTATTTTTTGGATTACTTATAGGAGTACGTAGCAGTAACCAAAATGCTGCCGTTCAAGGTGTTTCCCTCGTTGGATTTATCACATCATTATTATTATCAGGTTTTATTTATCCCCTCAATAATATTCCTTTCCCCTTATCATTAGCACCTAATGTAGTTCCAGCACGTTACTACATAGATATTACTCGTGATGCCTTTGTACGCGGTACAGGTTTGGCTGGAGTTTGGTTTGATTTAGTTATGCTGACAATTTTGGGTTTATTCTTCTTTAACGTATCACGCCGAGTTTTAAGCCGAATGCAATTACCGAATTAA